A single genomic interval of Streptomyces graminofaciens harbors:
- a CDS encoding UBP-type zinc finger domain-containing protein — protein sequence MKQCTHADALPLPEPAPLSETCPECQAVGAHPIQLRICLVCGHVGCCDSSPGRHATEHHKESGHPIMRTFEPGENWRWCFVDHVLV from the coding sequence ATGAAACAGTGCACGCACGCGGATGCGCTGCCGCTCCCCGAACCGGCACCCCTGAGCGAGACCTGTCCGGAGTGCCAGGCCGTCGGAGCGCACCCGATACAACTGCGGATCTGCCTGGTGTGCGGGCATGTGGGCTGCTGCGACTCCTCACCGGGGCGGCACGCGACCGAACACCACAAGGAGAGCGGCCACCCCATCATGCGCACCTTCGAGCCGGGCGAGAACTGGCGCTGGTGCTTCGTGGACCATGTACTCGTATGA
- a CDS encoding Na+/H+ antiporter produces the protein MHFLPLLLLVAGSATVAGAARRTPVPAPLLLVAVGLVVSYLPGVPAYELDPEIVLPLILPPLLYTAATDSSYLDLRAQLRPVALLSVGYVLFATLAVGWAAYLVVPGLPLPAALVLGAVVAPPDAVAATAVARRVGLPSRVTTILQGESLVNDATAITAYRVALAATVGEGASWAGGIAEFLVAAIGGIAVGLLLMVPIHWLRTHLQEALLQNTLSLLIPFVAYGLAEWVHASGVLAVVVVGLYLGYRNWQVDFATRLQEEAVWKMVAFLLESAVFALIGLQLKVVIEGLGEYEGARATWYAVAVFLVVVVSRFVWVYPATFLPRMLSARIREREENPTWKGPFVIAWAGMRGVVSLAIAFSIPLTVHGGEAFPERNLILFLTFTTVIGTLVIQGLSLPPLIRLLRLPGRDTQAETLAEANAQAQASRVAEARLEELLADESNALPPPLVDRLRMVLERRRNAVWERLGAVNPVTGESVDHTYNRLSREMIGAEREVFVRLRDGRYIDDEMLRTLLRRLDLEEAAAYREAS, from the coding sequence ATGCACTTTCTGCCCTTGCTGTTGCTGGTCGCGGGGAGCGCGACGGTCGCCGGGGCCGCCCGGCGTACGCCGGTGCCCGCACCACTGCTGCTGGTCGCGGTGGGGCTGGTGGTCTCGTATCTGCCCGGCGTCCCCGCCTACGAGCTCGATCCCGAGATCGTCCTGCCGCTGATCCTGCCGCCGCTGCTGTACACGGCCGCCACGGACAGCTCGTACCTGGATCTGCGGGCCCAACTGCGGCCCGTGGCGCTGCTGTCGGTCGGATACGTGCTCTTCGCGACGCTCGCCGTGGGCTGGGCCGCGTACCTGGTCGTGCCGGGGCTGCCGCTGCCGGCCGCGCTGGTGCTCGGCGCGGTGGTGGCGCCGCCGGACGCGGTCGCGGCGACGGCGGTCGCGCGCAGGGTGGGGCTGCCGTCGAGGGTCACGACGATCCTCCAGGGCGAGTCCCTGGTGAACGACGCGACCGCGATCACCGCGTACCGGGTGGCGCTCGCGGCCACCGTCGGCGAGGGCGCGAGCTGGGCCGGCGGGATCGCCGAGTTCCTGGTGGCGGCGATCGGCGGCATCGCGGTGGGGCTGCTGCTGATGGTGCCCATCCACTGGCTGCGCACCCACCTGCAGGAGGCGCTTCTGCAGAACACCCTCTCCCTGCTGATCCCGTTCGTCGCGTACGGGCTCGCCGAGTGGGTGCACGCCTCCGGGGTGCTCGCCGTGGTCGTCGTCGGCCTCTACCTCGGCTACCGCAACTGGCAGGTCGACTTCGCGACCCGCCTCCAGGAGGAGGCCGTCTGGAAAATGGTCGCCTTCCTGTTGGAGTCCGCGGTGTTCGCGCTGATCGGACTGCAGCTGAAGGTCGTGATCGAAGGGCTGGGGGAGTACGAGGGGGCGCGCGCCACCTGGTACGCCGTCGCCGTCTTCCTTGTCGTCGTCGTGTCCCGGTTCGTCTGGGTGTATCCGGCGACCTTCCTGCCGCGGATGCTGTCGGCGCGGATCAGGGAGCGGGAGGAGAACCCCACCTGGAAGGGGCCCTTCGTCATCGCCTGGGCCGGCATGCGGGGTGTCGTCTCCCTGGCCATCGCGTTCTCGATCCCGCTCACGGTGCACGGCGGCGAGGCCTTCCCGGAGCGGAACCTGATCCTGTTCCTGACGTTCACGACGGTCATCGGCACCCTGGTCATCCAGGGGCTGTCCCTGCCGCCGCTGATCCGGCTGCTGAGACTGCCGGGGCGCGACACGCAGGCCGAGACCCTCGCCGAGGCGAACGCCCAGGCGCAGGCCTCCCGGGTGGCCGAGGCCCGGCTCGAAGAACTGCTGGCGGACGAGAGCAACGCGCTGCCGCCCCCGCTGGTGGACCGGCTGCGGATGGTCCTGGAACGGCGCCGCAACGCAGTGTGGGAGCGGCTGGGCGCCGTGAATCCCGTGACCGGCGAGAGCGTCGACCACACCTACAACCGCCTGTCCCGCGAGATGATCGGCGCCGAGCGGGAGGTCTTCGTACGGCTGCGCGACGGCCGGTACATCGACGACGAGATGCTCCGGACGCTGCTGCGCAGACTGGACCTCGAGGAGGCGGCGGCCTACCGGGAGGCGTCCTAG